In Spirosoma sp. KUDC1026, the sequence GTCATATGGGATCTGTACGCCAAGATTGAAGCTGAGTATTACAGTAATCCAGACGAGTACACCCGCCTGATTATACTGACCCACATTGATTCTCTGCTGACGTATTGCCAGCGCTTTTACAAGCGTCAGCTCATCAACCGCGCCGAGCTTTCGGGCAAAACGGTGTCTAAGTTCCGGGAAGCGCTAGCAGCCTGTTTGAGGGATGGATCAGAGCCAATCAACGGATTACCTTCGGTTCACCAATTGGCCAGCCAACTCCACGTATCCCCGCGCTACCTGAGTGATCTGCTCAAGCAGGAGACTGGCAAAACGGCCATCGAGCTGATTCATATTTTTCTCATCAACGAAGCCAAAAACCGGTTAAAGCAAAACGAACAGAGTATTTCCGAAATCGCTTACAGGCTTGGGTTTGAGAACCCTTCTTATTTTTCACGGCTATTTAAGAAAGAAGTTGGACTCAGCCCAAACCTCTTCAAGAAGCAGTTGTCTACTTAGCTGTACGTGTTAGTGGCTTTGACAACCATAGTATCACTCGTTTCATCCATGAAGATACGGTATTGTCCGCTCCGTATGAGTGGCATGCCGGGCGACAGGAGGCTCGTCCCTGGTGGAACGTAGCAGCCCAACCACCACTGTGTTTACTGGCGAACAGACCCCACAAAAAACTAGTAAATTTCCTTTTTTCAAATGAGGCTTATTTATCAGTCACCGTCAGGACAAACGCCCAGTTGGAACAGTTTAAACTCTTATCTTAGTAAACCAAACAATAGGCCGTTGTCTTAGCCCCCTATTAGCTGGACAAATTTTCTGAAAAGGTTGTGTCGTAAATTACCTGTGCTTCCTCCCATTTCTGCTGAGGTGTTACAAAACCAATCGAACGATGAAGACGGTGATTGTTGTAATGGAAAAAATAACGCCCTAACATTTCTTTGGCCTCATAATAGCTGTCAAATACATTGCGCTCGATCACATCATGTTCTAGAATGCTGTGAAAAGCTTCAATGTACGAGTTCTCTTCAGGGGTGGCCACATGAGTGAATTCCTGCTTGATTTCGGAGCTTTTCAAAAAGTT encodes:
- a CDS encoding helix-turn-helix domain-containing protein; this translates as MLHFSTLSAMRRDLGLRPPEHPQLAIERGLRSCPLDGQAFTTDCYGIMFKKVKAGVMLYGRTAYDHTNGSLSFVKPRQRIEFRSLEVEEDSFLLFMHEDYLNGHPLHKQIQHYTYFDYEVTEALHLSPREEQVIWDLYAKIEAEYYSNPDEYTRLIILTHIDSLLTYCQRFYKRQLINRAELSGKTVSKFREALAACLRDGSEPINGLPSVHQLASQLHVSPRYLSDLLKQETGKTAIELIHIFLINEAKNRLKQNEQSISEIAYRLGFENPSYFSRLFKKEVGLSPNLFKKQLST